In the Flavobacterium acetivorans genome, one interval contains:
- the ribD gene encoding bifunctional diaminohydroxyphosphoribosylaminopyrimidine deaminase/5-amino-6-(5-phosphoribosylamino)uracil reductase RibD — translation MEIHEKYLRRCIELAKNGLGTTYPNPLVGSIIVYNNKIIGEGWHKKAGEPHAEVNAVNSVKDKSLLEKATIYVSLEPCSHFGKTPPCCDLIIQNKIPNVVIGTVDPNEKVAGKGIKKLIEAGIKVTVGVLENECNELNQRFFTFHNKKRPYIILKWAESKDSFIAPNTALRNEKKPVWITNPYSRQLVHKWRSEEQAILVGTQTVIDDNPKLDVRDWTGNHPVRVILDQNNRIPKTNHIFDNQTKTIIICGKTTETGSKNTIFESIDFEQNIASQITKLLYKHQIQSVIIEGGSQILQTFIDANLWDEARVFIGNSVLGDGVKAPIMTQKQFKKHWIDQDELIISRNHD, via the coding sequence GTGGAAATACATGAAAAATACCTCCGACGTTGCATCGAACTCGCCAAAAATGGCCTAGGAACCACCTACCCCAATCCTTTGGTAGGTAGCATTATTGTTTACAACAATAAAATTATTGGGGAAGGCTGGCACAAAAAAGCCGGAGAACCTCATGCCGAAGTAAATGCGGTCAATTCGGTAAAAGACAAATCACTACTTGAAAAAGCGACTATTTATGTCAGTCTGGAACCCTGCAGCCATTTTGGAAAAACACCGCCCTGTTGCGATTTAATTATCCAAAATAAAATTCCAAATGTAGTGATAGGAACCGTTGACCCCAATGAAAAAGTAGCGGGCAAAGGAATCAAAAAACTGATAGAAGCCGGAATAAAGGTGACCGTAGGTGTTCTTGAAAATGAATGTAATGAACTCAATCAACGCTTTTTTACTTTTCACAACAAGAAAAGACCTTATATCATCTTGAAATGGGCCGAAAGTAAGGACAGCTTCATTGCTCCAAACACAGCTTTACGCAACGAAAAAAAACCGGTTTGGATTACAAATCCGTATTCCAGACAGTTAGTTCATAAATGGCGAAGCGAGGAACAGGCCATTCTTGTGGGAACTCAAACTGTCATTGATGACAATCCGAAACTGGATGTAAGAGACTGGACTGGAAATCATCCTGTTCGGGTGATTTTGGATCAAAATAATCGAATTCCAAAAACCAACCATATATTTGATAATCAAACCAAAACAATCATTATTTGCGGAAAAACAACAGAAACAGGCTCAAAAAATACTATCTTTGAAAGTATTGATTTCGAGCAAAACATAGCGTCACAAATTACAAAGCTGCTTTACAAACATCAAATTCAGTCTGTAATTATTGAAGGCGGAAGCCAAATATTACAAACTTTTATCGATGCAAACCTTTGGGACGAAGCACGCGTTTTTATTGGAAATTCCGTCTTGGGAGATGGCGTAAAAGCTCCGATTATGACTCAAAAACAATTCAAAAAACATTGGATTGATCAAGATGAACTTATAATATCCAGAAACCATGATTAA